tAAGTGTACACTTATtacattatcattttttaaacctgtttttattaagttgaaaaaaaaaaactaaagcaTTACATCTAAGATTAATATCATGAACCttatcaaaatcaatattttaataaataataacattacatcattataatatatattaaattaaatataattttaatttctaaattttaaaaatttaaaaatcaaaatatattaaaattttaaaaataaaggaattttaaatttgcatcaaatttaaaaaaataaaaatatagttaaccATGTATATTAATCTTGGACTAATTTGATATGAATATCCCCAAATTGAGTTTGGTTGAAAAAATTTTTagactaaaattattatttgaatgtCGGTTTAATATTAGGAAAAGCAAATTGAAAACCAGCTTGCTAGATTGGAATGAACTTTTTaagtaaagttttaaaattgctTAGGAAGGACAAGAATTGTAGTAGAAAAACATCCAATTAGTTAACTATAGTATAGCGTATTAAATgcgataataaattaaataaatatttttattaatgttattttgtgGCAAACTctattgtatattaattatgatgtaatatatacaaattaaatacaGTTGAACGCAAATATTAAATgcaatttaatctttattcagttatatatttttattaattataataacctCCATTCAATATCTACCGTTAATTAGTActcaataaaaatttcataaaatatattacatctAGGGAATATTACATTTGACCATACTGTATAATATCGAGACCATTTACCGAatataagtttatatatttgatttgtatttaaaaaaaaatattacaagagATTagaaccagaaaaaaaaaattcttgtatTGTATTCCATTTCTTTATTCGcctttttaagaataaatttactTCCAATTCTTTATTTCcctttttaaaatcaatttatttaagCAATAATTATTTTCGATAAATAactatttcattaaaaaattattggaaaaTTTGAACAAACATACCTcttattattactaaaatatGGTATTTCTTATCAAGAAGTCAATTTTAATTGTGTAGCATCATATTAATAGTATTTACTTTAcattatcattaattaatatgacttatatatttttataatatttacatcaacttagtttttcaaatttaaattctctcttcataaaatcatattatatttatatcatttaaaaaataaaactaaaaatcaaaacttcaaaaaaatatatatatatatatatatatatgcactaattttatttttaactaatttcaacgtaactaatttataaaacatattcTGAGATAGAGCACCAAAatgtatattaataattaacctttatttttaactaatattcaacataactatatatttatctattataaaGGTTCATCACAAAAATGcgttttattacattaatttggCACTGATCGagtttgattaaatttattagttggtttaaaaagtaaatttgtgGCGCGTTTGTACGTCTGTAATGTAATTTTGCGTTTATTGACTcttcatcataaaaataatacatagactatttaacttttgtatataaaacgctcttaatattttcaaacatcGTTAAATGCGAAGATAAATGGTTATCAGTACTGACAgcttttattagtattttattataaaacaatGACAGCTTCTATACTTGTTCAATAAAGCAACGCCAAAAAGGTCAGAGAGATTCGGGCACGCTCCATCAAAATCTCAAATCTGCTTTTTCTCAccactttcaaatttttaatgtcACCATAtgtcaataataaaaaagaaattagaaaaaatgttattattgttatatatatatatatatatatatatatatatatatatatatatatatatatatatatatattgtattattgagGGTGTATCAAATATTAAAGAGGTATTACACATTCAAAGTTAATCTTACAAAACACAAATGAATGGAACTAAAACATGagtttatattaatatcttctcGAATTCACAATGCTACCTCTAGTTAAATACATCCAGAATTtgtcaatttaaaaaacaaaaaaaaatgaaagtataaaacaaaaaatcctGTTAGTTTACCATTActacaataaaaatatcataaatgtccaaaatactcaaaatttcaataaaccgttaaaatttttaaacaagaCGAAGAGACATTATCTAAATGAGAATGTCAATGAAAAATctaaatagtatatatatataaaagacaaAACGACTTGTTTTATGATGGAGTATCTTCCCACTTGTTATACTAAACTCGTGCATACAACTACAGTACCATATtgcatattaattttatatgtaacgtgtttaaaaacaaaagggaaaaagaaataaatgatgTCTCGTCTTatgtttatcttttcttttcggGTTAAATCTTTCACAACCATTTTCTCTTTTccaattttttcataattttattataattaatccATTTTAAAATCTGATGGCATCTCATATTAGTTGAGCACTTAATGATCATTTAGATTCTATCAAAAATCTAACTCATGCATATTAATGTTTTCAAGTGTTCTTCCTCTTCTTGAAAAGTTGATGTCGATGTTCTGAGTAAGTTTATTTTGATCACatgtctatttattttttaaataatttaaagctATACTACTTAACATAAATGATTTTAAAGTTAGGACTGAAGATTGAACATATGCAAAAGTGTCAAAGAACTTCAAAGTGTAGTGGCGTCAATTATTAACTTATCATTGCAATAGTAAGCATTCTCGTATAACTGTAATCATTATTCACCACCACTGTAATACACCACACACGAAGAACCTTACCTTGCAAGATGAAGAACAATTGGTTGAGTGGTAGGTATGGTATTAAGTTGAGTCAATGGTATGTTCCAACCTACCAATTTACATTTTTCAGTTTGTGATCACCATACAAACGGAAGAGACTGAAAGCAGAAAAACAAGACAGGACCACCATACTAAGGCTAACCACAAAAGCAGAAACTATCCCTTCTTCCACTTGGTTGCAGAATTTTCCATACATCTTGCACAACTCCATCCACTGCAGTTCTGCCTGGCCCACCTTTGCCAACATACCAGATTGCCCTGAAGCCGCCACTGCCGCCACTGTTACATATGCCATTACCTTCGTACATATCAAAGTTATGTCTTTAGTCTTATGATCACAGTGTGTAATACTTTTCTTAACTAACATGTTCTTCTTTAAGACCAGGATCCATTTCTAGATAATGGATCTATTAGAACCAATAAATGAATCTTTCTTTATGTAATGGTGTATTCAAATTTTAGGATAATAAGACCACATCTACCATTTCTCATTCCCATATTCCCATATGCTGTTAAAAATCCCAACAACCACCACTCACTTGGATACTCCCCAATCATGGAATTTTAGTATGTCTTAACATCAATCGGACACGGTTCCCTAAAAGGCCCCACCACAGTATCTTGCTTCACAAGACAAAGTTGAGATCTTTATGTTTTGCTGTCTAAATTTGACCCTTGTTGAGCTTTAGACAAATGTAGAGAGCAAAATTTACAGAGAAACATATGTAATGTTATCAAATGTCGCTCTCTACTGTGAACTGTGATGTTTTGCCCAATTACTGGTTCACAATTACACCATTGATTGATGTACTAGATAGAATAAAAGGGACTAATTGGATGCAAACTATCAGTAATTGTTCATACGAATTCCTTTGAAACCAGGAACAGTCACCTGAGCAAGACTTAAACTTTGGGTAGTGTTAGTTAAAGGAAAGCTATCAAATTTCCATAAGAAGCAGAACAATGAAATGCAATGGAAGTCCAATAACATGGTGAGGCATCTTGAGAATTTAGTTTTGGTCACATTTCAAAAGGAAAGCAAATACGCAGTGCTTTTCACTTGTATAAAATGTACCTGATCACCAGAAAAAATGGCCCACGCTAAGGGCTTGCTTAAGAGTGCTCTTCCTCTGACCATACAAATGATACAGTGCAGCCCTTGGACTAAGGAGAAGCCAGCAGCTAACCCATTTGCAACTACCAGGAATCTGCAAGGTTAACAACAACATAAATTAGAACATTACAACCTGCAACGTTTTGGCAATCAAAAGCAAGTTTTTAAAGTTCGATCACAATCGCAGTTTTGTAATCAAAAGATAAGATTGGGGAGTTCAAGAGCTTACACTAAAGCCTTCATGTCTGTAAATTTAGCTGTCTTCTGAATTGAGAAAAACTCTTTGACTTGGGAATCAGTTCCTACGAGAACAGCCGCAAGAACTCCCAAACCTAAGATCACACACCTCAGCACCAACTCAGTTATCTTGATCCTCCTTTCAAACACTTTGGCATTTGTGTCGTGGTTAACTGGGACAA
This portion of the Vigna unguiculata cultivar IT97K-499-35 chromosome 6, ASM411807v1, whole genome shotgun sequence genome encodes:
- the LOC114187614 gene encoding CASP-like protein 2B1, which encodes MPLVWCRQKKKMGRHNSNHAILDLSGFKHSSPIIISDQIRSFLGTGNCYFFPDTIKECSKSKFSLHLSVLNAEPYVRADPFNANVSMYGLKCLLCLPNTLSLVYPSSSKFLPLGTLCSSAATHHSHNFIGVSTGIVPVNHDTNAKVFERRIKITELVLRCVILGLGVLAAVLVGTDSQVKEFFSIQKTAKFTDMKALVFLVVANGLAAGFSLVQGLHCIICMVRGRALLSKPLAWAIFSGDQVMAYVTVAAVAASGQSGMLAKVGQAELQWMELCKMYGKFCNQVEEGIVSAFVVSLSMVVLSCFSAFSLFRLYGDHKLKNVNW